A window of Sebastes umbrosus isolate fSebUmb1 chromosome 3, fSebUmb1.pri, whole genome shotgun sequence contains these coding sequences:
- the LOC119483216 gene encoding uncharacterized protein LOC119483216 yields the protein MVSSRTSQPEAIIPEFNVRRAVSKLLNSFFKGMTADQWGFLKSGSPDDSTMTMMGELLLDITAALTKAFLKSLGSRTLASEDDVQINLGDTISQGFAEALGVDVSVQCPSSKSLTTLISEEVSESVRSALSSPEGIVQRLTPPGKLNSMILHACKMCQAFIGRMKAVFSPRRHKQRTISEESDVEPEPSDAKDCHAATFLSDAVISMKDNMYVTIIIKKQLNDITEPLLVDVPDSEYTLLQSQNAREIADVAEDIARSIAEDAVRQTPSEQKSKRSKKNIGSKLKKLLAKCFAKTCIHRIVAQMTKRFHRGSKVHSRESAKSFTKKINDLMKKTDNRDLLGLGTPLLTIPPGRVLEFTKVLSDLLYTHILHGPEIIPEPVIRANMRADLQRKVLGFLSLARWWQIFQSENLVDNMRHAILGTKPRAKKPLAIAAPSAPVSVMKSCDDFARRARNIQNKNCIEALMERLVTRIFKKAKVTWTVSNVQDIIQRLFEQTWAEVEGLDFDSSQETLENLEKAICRDLIKTWGNAMWLLVSLKGGELAVVDHIAFAVKGHLMVPRRQRSCMCSFFSSMLTAMTRW from the coding sequence ATGGTATCATCAAGAACTTCCCAGCCAGAAGCCATCATACCCGAGTTCAACGTCCGTCGCGCTGTTTCCAAGCTGCTCAACTCCTTCTTTAAGGGGATGACGGCGGATCAGTGGGGATTTTTGAAATCCGGCAGCCCTGACGACTCCACTATGACCATGATGGGAGAGTTGCTGTTGGACATCACAGCAGCCTTGACAAAAGCTTTCCTGAAATCTCTCGGGAGCAGGACCCTGGCGTCTGAGGACGACGTCCAAATCAATCTGGGCGACACAATCTCTCAGGGTTTTGCCGAAGCTCTGGGCGTCGACGTCTCGGTTCAGTGTCCGAGCTCCAAAAGCTTGACGACATTGATCTCTGAAGAGGTTTCGGAGAGCGTCCGAAGTGCCCTCTCCAGCCCCGAGGGCATAGTTCAGCGCCTCACTCCTCCCGGCAAACTCAACAGCATGATTCTGCACGCCTGCAAAATGTGCCAAGCGTTCATCGGCAGGATGAAGGCGGTGTTCTCGCCTCGACGGCACAAGCAGAGGACCATCTCCGAAGAATCAGATGTGGAACCGGAACCCTCAGACGCCAAAGACTGCCATGCGGCGACGTTTTTGTCGGACGCCGTGATTTCGATGAAAGACAACATGTATGTCACAATCATCATCAAGAAGCAGTTGAACGACATCACGGAACCTCTCTTGGTTGACGTGCCGGACTCCGAGTACACGCTGCTGCAGTCTCAAAACGCTCGAGAGATTGCAGACGTCGCGGAAGACATCGCTCGGAGCATTGCCGAAGATGCTGTAAGACAGACTCCTTCAGAGCAGAAGAGCAAACGCTCCAAGAAAAACATCGGAAGCAAACTTAAGAAGCTTTTGGCAAAGTGCTTTGCCAAAACGTGCATCCATCGCATCGTGGCACAGATGACGAAAAGATTCCACCGAGGCTCCAAAGTTCACAGTCGGGAGTCGGCAAAGTCTTTCACGAAGAAGATTAACGATCTgatgaaaaaaacagacaacCGCGATCTTCTGGGACTCGGCACTCCGCTCCTAACCATTCCCCCCGGTCGAGTCTTGGagttcacaaaggtcttaagtgatctactctacacacacatcctACATGGGCCAGAGATCATCCCCGAGCCGGTGATACGTGCCAACATGCGCGCCGACTTGCAGCGGAAGGTGCTCGGTTTCCTGTctctggccagatggtggcagatCTTTCAGTCCGAAAACCTCGTTGACAATATGAGACACGCCATACTGGGCACTAAGCCCAGGGCCAAGAAACCTTTGGCAATCGCTGCACCGTCTGCCCCGGTATCTGTGATGAAGAGTTGTGATGACTTTGCACGGCGAGCGCggaacatacaaaacaaaaactgcatCGAGGCGTTAATGGAGAGGCTGGTCACGCGGATCTTCAAGAAGGCGAAAGTGACCTGGACCGTTTCAAACGTCCAGGACATCATCCAGCGCCTTTTTGAACAAACGTGGGCCGAAGTCGAGGGTCTCGACTTCGATTCCAGCCAAGAAACATTGGAAAACCTCGAAAAGGCCATTTGCCGGGACCTGATTAAGACGTGGGGCAATGCGATGTGGCTGCTGGTGTCCTTGAAAGGGGGTGAACTGGCAGTCGTAGACCATATTGCCTTCGCCGTCAAAGGTCACCTGATGGTACCACGGAGACAGAGGTCCTGCATGTGCAGCTTCTTCTCTTCTATGCTCACCGCCATGACGAGGTGGTAA